A region of the Nocardia asteroides genome:
GATGAAATCACCCGCCTTGGTGGTGCGGGTGTTGTCCGGGCGGGTGATGCAGTGATTGAGGAACAGGCCGCCGTCGCGCAGCTTGCTCTTGATGTAGTCGAAGTAGAACGGGTAGTTGTGCACCCCGATGTGCTCGGTGAGCCCGATCGAGGACACCGCGTCGAATTCGCCCTCCGGCACGTCGCGGTAGTCGGAATGACGCACTTCCGCCAGGTCGGTCAGGCCTTCCTCGGCGATCTTCTTCTGCGCCCAGTCCGCCTGCTCGGCCGAGAGCGTCGCACCGATCACCTTGACGCCGCGCTTGGCGGCATAGCGCACCATGCCGCCCCACCCGCAGCCGATGTCGAGCAGTCGGTCGCCCTCCTTCAACCGCAGCTTCTCGAACACCAGGCGGTATTTGTTCTCCTGCGCTTGCTCCAGCGTCCAGTTCTCCTCGCCGTAGACCGCGCAGGTGTAGGTCATCGACGGGCCGAGTACGTACTCGTAGAAGGTGTTCGAGACGTCGTAGTGATGATGGATGGCTTCGGCGTCGCGGGTCTTGGAGTGGCGCAGGCCTTCGAAGGCGATGCGGCGCCAGCGCGGCAGGGTCTCCTGGGGCGGCGGGGCGACCGGCTTGAGCCGCTCCCAGCCGAGGGAGCGCGCGATGGTCACCAGAGCCAGCGCGGAAGGCCGCCGGAACTTCAGCCCGTCCAGCGCCTTCAGGATCTCGTACGGATCACCGGGGTGCACGCCGGTGATGGTCATGTCGCCGGCGATGTAGGCGCGGGCCATGCCCAGGTCGCCGGGAGCCGTCGCCAGATAGTTGATGCCGCGCGGGGTCCGGATCTCCAGTGTGTACTGCGAGTCCTCCGGGCCGGTCGCGCTGCCGTCGTAGGCCGTCAGCCGGATCGGCACCGGGCCCTCGACGAGGGTCTCGAAGATCTCGGCAATGCTGAGCTTGGTCCCGAGATCGGCGAAGACATCGGAACGGTCCTTGAAAGTCGTCATTTGCGTTGCACCGCCTTCGAATACAAATCCAGCAGGCGCTGGTCCGGGTCATAGCGTTTCTTGAGTTCGGTGTAGGTGGTTCCGCCGTAGAGCGCCGCGAACTCATCCTTGCCGTAGAAAGAATCCGAGTACAGCGACTTATGACCGTCGAACTCGGTCACCGTGCGTTCGATGGCGCGGTTGGCCGCGCCTTCTTGCTGCCCGGGGACGGTGGGCACGGCCGACCAGAATCCGACATTCACGTAGGTCCGGTCCGGCTCCAAGGGATACAGCGGCCAGGTCCGTTCGCCCGGCAGATTCGTGGCGCCGGTCTCGCGCAAACGCAGCGGGCACAGCCAGATCGGCTCGATCGGGACCTCGCGCAGGAACCATTCCACGAAGTCGGCGGTGCGTTCCACCGGCACTTCGACGTCCTGCACCACCCGTTCGCGCGGAGGGTTGCCCTTGCGGGCTTCCAGCCTGTCACCGATGTGGTACTTGTGGTCCAGCGCCACGAGCTTCCAGTAGAAGCTGCTGCGCCGGTAGCGTTTCGGCCAGAACCGGCGGATCTTGGGGTTCTGCGCGCCGAAGGCGCGCGAGCACCAGAACCAGTCGGTGTCCCAGCGCCACAGGTAGTCGTGGATGGTCAGGCGGTCGCGCTTGGGCGTGTCGCCGTCGTGCTGGATGGACCGGTAGTAGATGTCCATCCCGGTGTAGTCGCCGACCGGGCCCGGCTCGTCGGTCCCGCGGCCCAGTGTCAGGTAGCTCTCCTCGGCGGAGAACACGACGCCGTCGAGGTAGTCGACTCGCTCGCCCTCGTAGGTCCGGTCCGCGACGATCGTCGCGAGGGTGGCTTCCAGTGCGCGCAGATCACGAAAACGCACGTGCCGCAGCGCGACGTACGGCTGCACCCGTTCCAGTTCGATCTTCAGCCGGACCGTGTAACCCAGCGTGCCGTAGGAGTTCGGGAAGCCGCGGAACAGATCGGCGTGCTCGTTGTCCGGCGTCGCGGTGAGGATCTCGCCCGCGCCGGTGAGCACGTCCATCTCCAGCACCGACTCGTGGGGTAGACCGCTGCGGAAGGAGGTCGACTCGATGCCGAGGCCGGTGACCGCGCCGCCCAGCGTGATCGTCTTGAGCTGTGGAACGACCAGCGGCACGAGCCCGTACGGGAGGGTGGCGGCGACCAGCTCCTCGTAGGTGGTCATGCCGGCGACGTCGGCGGTCTCGGCGACCGGGTCCACCGCGATGACCCGGGTCAGCCCGGAGACATCGAGACCGGGCGCGGGGTTCGCGGCCCTGGCGCGGAAGAGGTTCGAGGTCTTCTTCGCCAACCGGACGTTGGCGTGCTCGGGTATCGCGCGGTAACTCGCCAATAGGCGGTCGACGCCCGCTCGATGCGCGGCAAATCCTGATTCGCGTGCGGCCGGTGCGTGTCCGGCCTTCCCCAACAGACTCACTGCCACCCCTCGACGCTAGTACGGACGATACGGCGAGGCCACCGCGCGGCCACGGTCGTGGAGAAATGTCACGCATATGTTGCGAAAGGTAATACCGAATTGTCCGAAGAAGTTCGCCACACGGTCTGCCCTCGGCGTTTTCCCCCCGACCCGGACAGGGCAGGATGGGTCTGTCGAGACACCGCATCCGGACAAGGAGCTCATTGTGGGACAGGTCAGCGCCAGTAGTTCGATCGACGTGGCAGCGGATCCGCAGCGCGCGCTGGAGGCCATCGCAGACTACGACACGGTGCGTCCGCGCATTCTCTCGTCGCACTACCGCGACTACAAGGTGGTCGAAGGCGGCAAGGGCGCGGGAACCGTCGCGGAATGGACTTTGCAGGCCACCGAGAAGCGCTCGCGTAACGTGCACGCGGTCGTCTCGGTATCGGATTCCATTGTCACCGAGCGTGACTCGAATTCGACCTTGGTGAACACCTGGACCGTCACCCCGGAGGGCGCGGGCGCGCGGGTTACGCTGCGGACCACCTGGAAGGGTGCGGGCGGCGTCAAGGGCATTTTCGAGGGCATCTTCGCGCCGCTGGGCCTGAAGAAGATCCAGGCCGAGGTACTCGCGAACTTGCAGCGCGAACTGGCCTGATCACGCGGCGGCGACGACGGTCCGGTTCCGGCCGTCGTCGCCGCCGGGATCGGGCGTTCCATTCGGCGCCGGTTCTATTCGGCGGCGATATCGAAGAGATTGCCTTCCGGGTCGGCCAGTGTCGTCCACTTCGTGCCCCACTCGTCGAAGTCGCCGATGTGCTTCGCGCCGAGGTCGATCGCGCGGCGCACCTGCTCGTCTCCGTCGGGAGCGTGCAGATCCAGGTGGATCACGTTCTTGCCCGGGTTCTTGTCGGGCACCCGGATGAACATCAGCACCGGGGTGGCGCCCGCGGTCCGGCCGACGGTGGCGAACTCCCGGCTCGCGTCGGGGTCGACGGGAGCCTCGAGCAGTCGTGCCCAGAATTCGGCAAGGGCGCCCG
Encoded here:
- a CDS encoding VOC family protein, yielding MTLSIAHVTVDCDDAGALAEFWARLLEAPVDPDASREFATVGRTAGATPVLMFIRVPDKNPGKNVIHLDLHAPDGDEQVRRAIDLGAKHIGDFDEWGTKWTTLADPEGNLFDIAAE
- a CDS encoding class I SAM-dependent methyltransferase — encoded protein: MTTFKDRSDVFADLGTKLSIAEIFETLVEGPVPIRLTAYDGSATGPEDSQYTLEIRTPRGINYLATAPGDLGMARAYIAGDMTITGVHPGDPYEILKALDGLKFRRPSALALVTIARSLGWERLKPVAPPPQETLPRWRRIAFEGLRHSKTRDAEAIHHHYDVSNTFYEYVLGPSMTYTCAVYGEENWTLEQAQENKYRLVFEKLRLKEGDRLLDIGCGWGGMVRYAAKRGVKVIGATLSAEQADWAQKKIAEEGLTDLAEVRHSDYRDVPEGEFDAVSSIGLTEHIGVHNYPFYFDYIKSKLRDGGLFLNHCITRPDNTRTTKAGDFIDRYVFPDGELIGSGRIISEIQNIGLEVLHEENLREHYAFTLHEWCKNLVADWDACVAEVGEGTAKVWGLYMAGCRLGFQRNVVQLHQVLGVKLPADGDWTVPLRPWWQP
- a CDS encoding FAD-binding oxidoreductase — protein: MSLLGKAGHAPAARESGFAAHRAGVDRLLASYRAIPEHANVRLAKKTSNLFRARAANPAPGLDVSGLTRVIAVDPVAETADVAGMTTYEELVAATLPYGLVPLVVPQLKTITLGGAVTGLGIESTSFRSGLPHESVLEMDVLTGAGEILTATPDNEHADLFRGFPNSYGTLGYTVRLKIELERVQPYVALRHVRFRDLRALEATLATIVADRTYEGERVDYLDGVVFSAEESYLTLGRGTDEPGPVGDYTGMDIYYRSIQHDGDTPKRDRLTIHDYLWRWDTDWFWCSRAFGAQNPKIRRFWPKRYRRSSFYWKLVALDHKYHIGDRLEARKGNPPRERVVQDVEVPVERTADFVEWFLREVPIEPIWLCPLRLRETGATNLPGERTWPLYPLEPDRTYVNVGFWSAVPTVPGQQEGAANRAIERTVTEFDGHKSLYSDSFYGKDEFAALYGGTTYTELKKRYDPDQRLLDLYSKAVQRK
- a CDS encoding SRPBCC family protein codes for the protein MGQVSASSSIDVAADPQRALEAIADYDTVRPRILSSHYRDYKVVEGGKGAGTVAEWTLQATEKRSRNVHAVVSVSDSIVTERDSNSTLVNTWTVTPEGAGARVTLRTTWKGAGGVKGIFEGIFAPLGLKKIQAEVLANLQRELA